AATTACTTTCAGAAAATGAAAGGAAGACTTAGTTGGACATCTCTTTTTAAAAGAGGATAAGCGAgcttgcttcaagctgtttgtCACCGCCAGTGCGCCAGCAACGTTACATCATTCGCCAATGGAGGAAAAGCATGCTTTCTTCAAGCTGTTTATCACTGCCAGTGTGTCTGTAGCTTTACATCATCCTTAAAAATGTACAGTTTGTACACTTCAACATCCTGCATGGACTCGGGCAAATCGGTTTCTCCTTCTGCCATGTCAAGAGCTGtccactcatccatccatccatcttctactgCTTATTCGTAGACAGGTTGCGGGGGCATTCTATAGGTGGCAAATCAAGCCAgctgtgttcacgcccacaacggTGCAAactgcccattttaaaacgagTTAAGACAATTTTTATGGTAGTTTGGTGCCCTCTGTCTgtctgatagatagatagatagatagatagatagatagatagatagatagatagatagatagatagatagatagatagatagatagatagatagatagatagatagatagatagatagatagagtctGTGCCTTTGTCACTTATTTTGCCTGACAACTCACTGTACCGCTATGCTCCATAGAGGGTTATTTAGCTGGCAGGGTGCTCGATGAGGGGCAGAAGATGAGAAGCATTTGTCAGGCTTTTGACACTTTTAGGTgctcaatcaatcaaacaagtCTGTTTTTTCCTTTAAGTGAACAGGCCCACAAAGGTTTTGTTGCTGCTCATCCATGTTGTCAGTGTCAAACCCTTTTTGGGCACTCCTTGAAATACTTGCAAGAGTCATACTCCATAAGTACATTACCAAACTTTCTACAACTTTACAATGTTAATAATCATTTTTCGAATTTAATACTGATTATATAGTGGTGCTCCCCAGAAAGTGACATCATTGTATTATCTAATGTTATTCTTGTGGTTTTGGCCACGCCACAGTGGGTTAATGTCATCAAAGTAGTATAATTTACTTTCATCGCTGCCTGAGGGAAATCACTGTGCAACGTCGTGAGTTACCAAATTACCAATTGTGGCTGAAGGCTTAGGTTCTGTCATCATAAGTGATAACTGAGGCGCCTGCGTGTATGTAAGTGTGTGACTGTAGCTattctgttgtttattttcagaAAAAGGTACTGTGGAAATTTTTGGAGGCAATACAATCACTTTAAAAGGCCAGTTGGTCCAATTTCAGTGTGACGCTGTGGGATGGCACCCTGAACCTTCTTTGCATTGGGAAGTCAATGGGAAAAAGGTAAACAAAGAAGAAAGTACAGCAAAATTAGGAGATGAACAGTATTATGATGAAGAGTTAATGCCTAAAAAAGGAGACACATTTAATGTTTCGGAATCCAAGCAAACAATGTTCAACATAATAATACTATAGATAATTTATTTAGTATAATTTAGTTTTTTGATTTTTGTAATTCGTTCTGAAATGACAATCAATTTATCTCCAAATGTCAGCTGGTCCCCATTTTGCTATATAATGCCAAGAAGCAAGGTTGGATGTGGGTCCTATCTACCCCTTAGGAAGTAGCCAGTGTTTGGTGGGAGCTGCAGATGGACCCAGCTGCCTTGCTGCAGTGTCTCAACATCCACCGGGCACAGAATTAAGTCGATTAACAGCAGCATGGCAGATTAACTGATTCCAGCAGCATTTCCTTTAGTTGAGCAGAAGGATGAAGGCGACAAGTACTAATTTGAATAAATCTAGGAATGCTAAAAACAAGATGACTGGCATATTTAAAGGTGTAAAGGTGTTTATTACATAAACTCTTCAATATGCAGCAAATAATAATGGGTTTGTCTGTCTGGGCTTGGTGTGAAGTTGAGCCAGAGTGAATACAACCTCAGCAGTGAAGAGACGGGAAAGAGCCTCTTCACTGTGAGCAGCAACCTCAGCATGACTGCGACAAAAACCTCACGTGTTGACTGTCTGGCCTCAGTGACCGCCGTCTCAACGCCACTGATGAGCGGAATCCGTCTGACCGTGGGTAAGACATCACCAGTGTCATATCACAGTGAAACCTATTTATCATGTTCCGGACTCACCTGCAATAGGTACAATCTGTGTGGCTGGCAGACCCAAGTTCGgggaattctgcctagcaacaactcACTGAAAGAGTAAACAAAAAATGCCATGGTGGTTTAGGCAGGCTGTACTGTATACAGTGTCAAAAAACCTATGGTAGTCTTTCTTGGTGTCAGCCAGGGTCAAGTGGTTACGAAAGTCACCTGCCTCCATAGGGTGCCTAACATCCCTCAAACACGGCTGGGTGTCTTTGTGCAAGACACCCTGAACTGTTCTCTGGGCACTTATGTAGGTAGCATCCTGCTCTAGTGTGTGCTGCAAGCCCTGTGCATTTGCTGTATCCAATACCATGATGGGTCAAAAGCAGAGATCAGATTTTGTGGAGGCTACATTAAAACTGAATCTTCTATATAACATCCTCGGTGTATTCTTTGGTTATCTCCCCACCCAAGAATATTATATCAATTAGACATTTATGGAAGAGCATACTTCTGATTTTTAAAGTTGTGCACTGCTACAACACTATTTATCCTCATAGCTTATTCTCCATACTGCAACCAACTTTCACAATAACAAGTTTTCATTTCTTTCCCGATGTGACCTTCCCTACTCAGTTGCAGAGGTGGTGCAGGATGAAAATGACGACTGCACAGTCCCATTGGCAGTAACTTCCTCCCTCACTGcccttcttctcctcctgctCTGCATCTGCATTGTCTTCTGGTACAAAGAAAGGAGACAAGCAAGTATGCACTTTTCTTTGAATTGCTTggggtggaagaaaaaaagtatcgcctctccccttctcatttctgtaCAGAGACTATGATTAAAGTATAATGAAGAAGAAAGGCGATCACACTCTGTAATGTTGGCCTTCACCAAGGacatgaaatatatttttttaccgaCTGTACAGAGAACATTAGTTGTCAGCAGAAATGTATACTTTTAGAAGAGCATTTTTGGACATGTAGGACGACTGCAGGGTTGGTTGGATTGCGATCACCAAGGATCAACACCAACAACTCGAGAGACTTTTGAGCTACATGCAACCCGGAGCAATTTGGAGACAGATACAATATATAGCGATATAATACAGTATATAATTTGTAGGTCCTATAAACTGGTGGTGTATTCTTTAACAGAGGAAGGTATTGCAGGGATAAAATGTCAGAGAAAGGCAACAAAAGTATATAATGCATATTATGTAGCAGAAAAACTCCACAGCTTTGATTAAATATACAGTATTGAACTCTTGAACAGGAATGAGGGATTTCAAGAATTTCCCTTTCTGCATTGTATATAGTAGTGTTATTTGATATAACATGGATAGATAATTCACTACATTCAATTTGCAACAAAAATAGTACACTGTACTGTAAAAGTAATTGGCAACTGAAATGCTATGAGCCCCATTACTAATGTTTAAAGTCACTGTGACAGCTTTACTGCAACTCCTAATCTGATTTGTGATGTGCTCAGACATGGTGGTCAATATTTAGGAAGCTTCGTTTTAAGGTTGGAGAGTTGAAATAGTGCAGTATATACAGTAGTGTGGCTAAGAAGTAGGGGTGTTGCATAAATGGCTCTGGAGTGTCCAGTCTGAGGGGCTCATTGAaggtggaggaagcttgtctttccacagcacaacaacaaaaaaattgcCTTGAGTCACACATTTAGAAGTTGTCGTAATCCCTGTAACTGATTGGAAAGCAGTGTAACTAACTCAGGGCTGTGGTTCAGGGCTAAAGGATTATCTCCAGCAGCTGATTCTGTAACCGAGTGTTCCTATCGCCATGACTCTGATTCTTACATCTTAAAAACGTGAGCTGCAGAAATGCAGGAGCAATGTTTTGCATCTCAATGATGGTGCTTTGCCGCTCTCTTTAATCGAGCCATATGTGAGAGTAATGTGTGCTTTGcaattactgtaaaaaaaaaatacaaggcgCTGCTCTGGTTCCCCTCAGAGAGTTGAGCGAGGGGGGATTTGTTATATAACAGCAAAGGCAGTTTCTCTCACTGCAACAATACCGGTTTTATATGTCACATGGGGCTAACATTGTCGACATCCTTGTTATATGATGTTGAAGCCTTGTTAGAAAACTCATTAACACTCTGCTAACTGGAGGCTATTAGAGCAGAATCCAAAATTAAGAATTACTGGTCGGTGTATGTTATAGAAGTCCTAGTTTGTCACTGCATATAGATATCACAGTGGTTCTGTGGTCAATGCAATGGGAAATTAGTTTGTGCAACAactgctacaaaaaaaaaatctctttgccTTTCAGAGAGAAACACACAAGATGCGATAAGGTAAGATCTCATATGTTTTTGGACGTTTCCCTAAACAGTGGACTCTTAACGGATAAACAATATGGGTcggaaaagtaaataaatatcaCTCCTGTTCCCTATATGAGACGAACAAGGTAGTAGGTACTAAAACTGTGGTATGAGATACAgcagattatttatttataacgtTACTTTTGCTTATGCATTTGGATAATTGCAGGTGTGAGGGCGTGAACAATGGACAAACTTTGCCTGTTGAGTCTACAGGTGGCAGGGTCAACTTGGGATACATGAGTGAGGATGCAACAGGTGAGTAACATAACTAGAATTGGCAACATTTTACTCAAGTAAGACGACTGTTCCTTTAAGATAAGGCTCAAGGACAAGTGAAGAAGTACTGGTAGTACTCCAAATTACTTGAGTGAGACACTCAAGGACTGATCGAGTGATGAGCAAATTTAGATTTAATATTCTTTTAGAGAGagtacaaataataaaaaagggactataaaacataaaatagcAAATTAAACACGAATAAATATCTTCATTTTaatcaaataacaaaatgagGCAAGTTTTAAAACTCTGTTTGGGGTCGACCTGACATTGTGTGTAGTTATGTGACTGCCTGGCTCTTTTGGACGACTGAAACTGTGTCATGTTATGTGTACATTTTATTAATGATGGTTGTTCAGATTTTATTTGTTCTTGCTTCCAAGTGCATGAGCAGCAGTG
This genomic window from Syngnathus typhle isolate RoL2023-S1 ecotype Sweden linkage group LG6, RoL_Styp_1.0, whole genome shotgun sequence contains:
- the igsf5b gene encoding immunoglobulin superfamily member 5 isoform X4 — its product is MDICVRWLVLLLCSTQVSTLLKLSPLSLTVLRGDEARFTCSIQSAGWALMLWELNSTVVVTISRVHGVLSSLIPNVTAVESQNGDGWVLVLKSVERLHEGQVSCNLEGNDKKTASLIVQEKGTVEIFGGNTITLKGQLVQFQCDAVGWHPEPSLHWEVNGKKLSQSEYNLSSEETGKSLFTVSSNLSMTATKTSRVDCLASVTAVSTPLMSGIRLTVVAEVVQDENDDCTVPLAVTSSLTALLLLLLCICIVFWYKERRQAKRNTQDAIRCEGVNNGQTLPVESTGGRVNLGYMSEDATGP
- the igsf5b gene encoding immunoglobulin superfamily member 5 isoform X1, with translation MDICVRWLVLLLCSTQVSTLLKLSPLSLTVLRGDEARFTCSIQSAGWALMLWELNSTVVVTISRVHGVLSSLIPNVTAVESQNGDGWVLVLKSVERLHEGQVSCNLEGNDKKTASLIVQEKGTVEIFGGNTITLKGQLVQFQCDAVGWHPEPSLHWEVNGKKLSQSEYNLSSEETGKSLFTVSSNLSMTATKTSRVDCLASVTAVSTPLMSGIRLTVVAEVVQDENDDCTVPLAVTSSLTALLLLLLCICIVFWYKERRQAKRNTQDAIRCEGVNNGQTLPVESTGGRVNLGYMSEDATDAVYKELIKGMHSKMDFVSIEKVPDVVTSSSLSLHSDHHSQVDLSEGNSKNIRRVTTV
- the igsf5b gene encoding immunoglobulin superfamily member 5 isoform X2, coding for MTSFEMHNHGHLCSVAGSSVVQHSRVHGVLSSLIPNVTAVESQNGDGWVLVLKSVERLHEGQVSCNLEGNDKKTASLIVQEKGTVEIFGGNTITLKGQLVQFQCDAVGWHPEPSLHWEVNGKKLSQSEYNLSSEETGKSLFTVSSNLSMTATKTSRVDCLASVTAVSTPLMSGIRLTVVAEVVQDENDDCTVPLAVTSSLTALLLLLLCICIVFWYKERRQAKRNTQDAIRCEGVNNGQTLPVESTGGRVNLGYMSEDATDAVYKELIKGMHSKMDFVSIEKVPDVVTSSSLSLHSDHHSQVDLSEGNSKNIRRVTTV
- the igsf5b gene encoding immunoglobulin superfamily member 5 isoform X3, whose protein sequence is MLWELNSTVVVTISRVHGVLSSLIPNVTAVESQNGDGWVLVLKSVERLHEGQVSCNLEGNDKKTASLIVQEKGTVEIFGGNTITLKGQLVQFQCDAVGWHPEPSLHWEVNGKKLSQSEYNLSSEETGKSLFTVSSNLSMTATKTSRVDCLASVTAVSTPLMSGIRLTVVAEVVQDENDDCTVPLAVTSSLTALLLLLLCICIVFWYKERRQAKRNTQDAIRCEGVNNGQTLPVESTGGRVNLGYMSEDATDAVYKELIKGMHSKMDFVSIEKVPDVVTSSSLSLHSDHHSQVDLSEGNSKNIRRVTTV